A genomic stretch from Capricornis sumatraensis isolate serow.1 chromosome 4, serow.2, whole genome shotgun sequence includes:
- the LOC138078294 gene encoding olfactory receptor 6C2-like, with product MRNHTSLPTFILLGLTDDPPMQVLIFIFLFLSYLLSVTGNLTIIILTLVDSRLKTAMYFFLKHFSFLETLFTTACIPRFLYSLSTGDKTISYNACVSQLFFVFLFAITEFFLLAIMSYDRYVAICKPLRYATIMNGRVCGWLVVCCWIAGWLVIFPPLCLGLNIEFCDSNVIDHFLCDASPMMKISCSDTWFIEQMVVALAVLTDIGTFLCVVLSYIYIIKTITKFPSAQQKMKAFSTCSSHMIVVSITYGSCIFIYVKPSTKDEVTINKCVSLLTTSIAPMLNQFIYSLRNKQVKQAFTDLTKRISLISKK from the coding sequence ATGAGAAACCATACATCATTACCTACATTCATATTGCTGGGGCTGACAGATGATCCTCCAATGCaggttttgatttttatatttctgtttctatcCTACTTATTGAGTGTCACTGGGAATCTAACCATCATTATACTCACGTTAGTAGACTCTCGCCTTAAAACTgccatgtactttttcctcaaACACTTCTCCTTTTTAGAAACCTTATTCACCACGGCATGCATTCCCAGATTCTTATACAGTTTATCAACTGGGGACAAGACTATTTCCTATAATGCTTGTGTTAGTCAActgttttttgtctttctttttgcaaTAACAGAATTTTTCCTCCTGGCTATCATGTCCTATGACCGttatgtggccatctgcaaacCCTTACGTTATGCAACCATCATGAACGGAAGAGTCTGTGGATGGCTTGTTGTCTGTTGCTGGATAGCAGGTTGGCTGGTCATATTTCCACCACTCTGCCTGGGCTTAAACATAGAATTCTGTGATTCTAACGTCATTGATCATTTTCTCTGTGATGCTTCTCCTATGATGAAGATCTCTTGTTCAGACACATGGTTCATAGAACAGATGGTTGTTGCTCTTGCTGTGTTGACTGACATTGGGACATTTCTGTGTGTAGTTCTGTCGTATATATACATCATCAAGACCATCACAAAGTTCCCTTCTGCCCAGCAAAAGATGAAGGCCTTTTCTACCTGTTCTTCTCACATGATTGTGGTTTCTATCACCTATGGCAGTTGTATCTTCATCTATGTCAAACCTTCAACAAAGGATGAAGTGACAATTAATAAGTGTGTGTCATTGCTTACTACTTCAATTGCCCCCATGCTAAACCAATTTATTTATAGCTTAAGGAACAAGCAAGTGAAACAAGCTTTTACAGACTTAACCAAAAGAATTTCACTGATCTCAAAGAAGTAA